One genomic segment of Panicum virgatum strain AP13 chromosome 2N, P.virgatum_v5, whole genome shotgun sequence includes these proteins:
- the LOC120660523 gene encoding putative F-box protein At2g02030, with protein MEQKKARTAEEPARLMCDDALTEVFRRLPARALAACRLVCKSWMLVLTDPHFIHEHLSRGQQKLLLFANDRVSDRLLAMVLADDNKSMYQLSRPAASRSVFVHNSCNGLLCLGDSTGAVEVLNPTTGESLMLPTPMHTAGSSQFSSCNWHCLGFCPKTREHKVVHFYPGTHIDSFKVRCEIYTLGAGVWRQVGSFRGAPIDRGVHVNGAVYYLTKFRYIASSRINCLNLESEKFDAMMLPPRKSHGGHCSLTELEGRLCLLVVDGVLEGPPRTMDILMLNSDDKQSWTPRYHFSLPWLMPSCYFTPKHTLFHDGKIWVQLLATNLYCFDPRSNSEELTIAWPELDFPFSTHTYIESIVPLRKDYIKHIQ; from the coding sequence ATGGAACAGAAGAAAGCAAGGACAGCGGAGGAGCCTGCCAGGTTGATGTGTGATGATGCGCTAACGGAGGTCTTCCGCAGGCTGCCTGCCCGTGCGCTCGCCGCTTGCAGGCTGGTGTGCAAGTCCTGGATGTTGGTGCTCACGGATCCACACTTCATCCACGAGCACCTTAGCCGCGGCCAGCAGAAGCTGCTGCTCTTTGCGAACGACCGGGTGAGCGATAGGTTGCTCGCCATGGTGCTTGCGGATGATAACAAGTCCATGTACCAGTTGTCGAGGCCTGCGGCGTCTCGGAGCGTGTTTGTTCACAACTCATGCAATGGGCTGCTGTGCCTGGGTGACAGTACAggagccgtggaggtgctgAACCCGACGACCGGTGAATCTCTAATGTTGCCAACGCCAATGCACACAGCAGGGAGCAGCCAATTCTCATCCTGCAATTGGCACTGCTTGGGGTTTTGTCCGAAGACGAGGGAGCACAAGGTTGTGCATTTCTATCCTGGAACACATATTGATTCGTTCAAGGTGCGCTGTGAGATATACACACTTGGAGCTGGTGTCTGGAGACAAGTTGGGAGCTTCCGTGGTGCTCCGATAGATAGAGGGGTGCATGTGAATGGAGCAGTGTACTATCTGACAAAGTTCCGCTACATTGCTTCATCGCGTATCAATTGCTTGAATCTTGAGAGCGAAAAATTTGATGCAATGATGCTTCCTCCACGCAAGTCTCATGGAGGGCATTGTTCTTTGACGGAGCTTGAAGGAAGGCTATGCTTGTTAGTTGTGGATGGTGTACTTGAAGGTCCGCCTCGTACGATGGACATATTGATGCTCAATAGTGATGATAAGCAGAGCTGGACTCCCAGATACCACTTCTCTTTGCCTTGGTTGATGCCTTCCTGTTATTTTACTCCGAAACACACACTCTTCCATGACGGGaaaatttgggtgcaattgTTGGCTACAAATCTCTATTGTTTTGATCCAAGGTCAAATTCTGAAGAATTGACAATAGCGTGGCCAGAGCTTGACTTTCCGTTTAGCACACATACCTACATTGAGAGCATAGTTCCTTTGCGTAAAGACTACATCAAGCACATACAGTGA
- the LOC120660524 gene encoding mitochondrial pyruvate carrier 1-like, whose amino-acid sequence MSTALKAFLNSPVGPKTTHFWGPVANWGFVLAGLLDMNKPPEMISGNMTAAMCVYSGLFMRFAWMVQPRNYLLLACHASNESVQLYQLSRWARAQGYLEKKEPEAQQ is encoded by the exons ATGTCGACGGCGCTCAAGGCCTTCCTCAACAGCCCGGTCGGCCCCAAGACCACCCACTTCTGGGGTCCTGTGGCAAACTGGGGTTTCGTCCTTGCG GGTTTGCTTGACATGAACAAACCTCCTGAAATGATATCTGGCAATATGACGGCAg CCATGTGCGTCTATTCAGGACTCTTTATGAGGTTTGCGTGGATGGTGCAGCCGCGGAACTACTTGCTTCTggcatgccatgcatccaatGAGTCAGTTCAGCTCTACCAGTTGTCTCGGTGGGCTAGGGCCCAGGG GTATCTGGAGAAGAAAGAACCAGAGGCTCAGCAGTAA